From Coffea arabica cultivar ET-39 chromosome 9c, Coffea Arabica ET-39 HiFi, whole genome shotgun sequence, one genomic window encodes:
- the LOC140014365 gene encoding zinc finger BED domain-containing protein RICESLEEPER 2-like gives MSTTNDGESNPSHNELEQEGSSRGLLPSPTTQSCEESGFGKKRGEYKKRSKAWDHFHVKHVNGVRHAICKYCEKDIAADPKSHGTTPLNTHVAKCPLNPKNKHTGQATLCLGETETLEGEVKGALISWKFDAEAIRKSIAYMVIVDELPFKHVEGRGFQYMMRTACPSFRIPSRWTISKDCYQLYLDEKIKLKHLLKNNSGKICLTTDSWTSIQRINYMCLTAHFIDNDWKLNKKILNFCPIASHKGTEVGKAIEKCLLEWGVDDILTVTVDNASSNDVAVSYLRGKLQNWGKAVLGGKWTHVRCVAHIVNLIVNDGIKKLGDSVDCIRAAVRYVRQSPSRLKKFKECVEIEKIECKRLFCLDVSTRWNSTYLMLDTAQRFERAFERFEEQDPYMLQELENLPTKSDWTKARFLVIFLENFYQLTVKVSGSKYVTSNNFFTDISHIHGILIEMAASDNEELSSMARSMKEKYDKYWGKIEKMNMLIFISSMLDPRTKLEYLEFVVCQMYGESDGTTIAGLAKDAMFELFNEYKMLNTPASNSVSHVSSLSSESQRSKTTFYGHGDASKTITDRYKLKFKKRKMELGGRDAKSELEKYLNEDCEEDDERFDILLWWKTNSLRFPILSKLARDVLAVPISTVASESAFSTGGRVLDTFRSSLTPRIVQNLICAQDWFRSSKTELNVEENLEELEAFESELLKTGTESTVIDL, from the exons ATGTCTACTACTAATGATGGTGAGAGTAATCCAAGTCACAATGAGTTAGAACAAGAAGGATCATCTAGAGGTCTTCTTCCTAGTCCTACAACACAAAGCTGTGAAGAATCTGGTTTTGGCAAGAAAAGAGGAGAGTACAAGAAGAGGTCCAAAGCTTGGGATCATTTTCATGTAAAGCATGTGAATGGAGTTCGTCATGCAATTTGCAAATACTGTGAGAAGGACATAGCCGCGGATCCCAAAAGTCATGGTACGACTCCCCTTAATACTCATGTAGCTAAATGTCCTCTAAATCCTAAAAATAAGCACACTGGCCAGGCTACTTTGTGTTTGGGTGAAACTGAAACATTAGAGGGAGAGGTTAAAGGGGCACTCATAAGTTGGAAATTTGATGCGGAAGCCATTAGAAAAAGCATAGCTTATATGGTAATTGTTGATGAGTTGCCATTTAAACATGTAGAGGGTAGAGGTTTTCAATACATGATGCGGACTGCTTGTCCATCATTTAGAATTCCTTCGAGGTGGACTATTTCTAAAGATTGCTATCAGCTGTATTTAGATGAaaaaattaagttgaaacaTCTCTTGAAGAATAACAGTGGCAAAATTTGTCTAACCACAGATTCTTGGACATCCATTCAAAGGATAAACTATATGTGCCTCACTGCCCATTTCATAGATAATGATTGGAAACTGAACAAAAAGATCCTAAATTTCTGTCCTATTGCTAGTCACAAGGGAACTGAAGTTGGTAAGGCCATAGAAAAGTGTCTACTAGAATGGGGAGTTGATGATATCCTAACTGTTACAGTTGACAATGCAAGTTCCAATGATGTAGCTGTCAGCTATTTACGAGGAAAACTTCAAAATTGGGGGAAAGCTGTGTTAGGGGGGAAATGGACTCATGTGAGATGTGTAGCTCACATAGTGAATCTAATTGTTAATGATGGCATCAAAAAACTGGGGGATTCAGTTGATTGTATCAGGGCAGCAGTTAGATATGTTAGACAGTCACCTTCTAGATTGAAAAAATTCAAGGAATGTgtggaaattgaaaaaattgaatgCAAAAGATTGTTCTGTTTAGATGTCTCTACTAGGTGGAATTCTACATATCTAATGCTAGACACGGCTCAAAGGTTTGAGCGGGCTTTTGAGAGGTTCGAGGAGCAGGATCCTTACATGCTTCAAGAGTTAGAAAATCTGCCAACAAAATCTGATTGGACAAAAGCTAGATTCttggtaatttttttggagAACTTTTATCAGCTAACTGTGAAGGTTTCTGGTTCCAAATATGTgacttcaaataattttttcactGATATTAGTCACATACATGGCATTTTAATTGAAATGGCAGCAAGTGATAATGAAGAATTAAGTTCAATGGCAAGATCAATGAAGGAGAAATATGATAAGTATTGGGGAAAGATTGAAAAGATGAATATGCTGATTTTTATTTCCTCCATGCTTGATCCTCGAACTAAACTTGAATACCTTGAATTTGTGGTTTGCCAAATGTATGGTGAGTCCGATGGTACAACAATAGCTGGCCTTGCAAAAGATGCAATGTTTGAGCTGTTTAATGAATACAAGATGCTCAACACACCTGCCTCAAATTCTGTGTCTCATGTTTCTTCACTTTCAAGTGAATCTCAAAGGAgtaaaactacattttatggaCATGGGGATGCCTCTAAAACAATCACTGATCGGTACAAGTTGAAgtttaagaagagaaaaatggaactTGGGGGTAGGGATGCAAAATCTGAATTAGAGAAATATTTGAATGAGGATTGTGAGGAAGATGATGAGAGATTTGATATCTTGTTATGGTGGAAGACCAATAGCCTTAGATTCCCAATCCTTTCAAAACTTGCTCGTGATGTGTTAGCAGTCCCAATTTCTACTGTGGCCTCCGAATCTGCTTTTAGTACCGGAGGTCGTGTTCTTGATACATTTAGGAGTTCTTTGACTCCTAGAATTGTGCAAAATTTAATATGTGCTCAAGATTGGTTTCGGTCCTCCAAGACAGAATTAAATGTAGAAGAAAATCTGGAAGAACTTGAAGCCTTCGAATCTG AGTTGCTGAAGACCGGAACTGAATCAACTGTAATTGACCTTTGA